Proteins encoded by one window of Salarias fasciatus chromosome 1, fSalaFa1.1, whole genome shotgun sequence:
- the hp gene encoding haptoglobin: MIPFFKERFALVVLVLAVWTLEGHAEDKRKDVASGPGVSPRRSKRLVGGRLSAHVPWQAFVHLSEGQLNGGFGGGALITDRWVLTAGRNLFVNKDREDIPRPILHFPKIYLGIKDRSEANESNEHPVEEVLVHPLFQKLSHWDNDLALIKLQRPVLINEKVTPIPLPDKCQDLSNTTGKSGVITGWGLGALLSPAPHLKHLVLPLVNQSECKSVYDRDPEAPNIDDSMICTGASKFEENVCFGDAGSALAVTDPDSGDVYAAGILSFDKSCRVKPFAVYTKLSAHLPWIQKVTRGDTDQSINVRTAAMSKMISQQL; the protein is encoded by the exons atgattccgtttttcaaggaacg GTTCGCTCTGGTCGTGCTCGTCCTGGCTGTCTGGACACTCGAGGGTCATGCTGAGGACAAGAGGAAAGACGTTGCATCAG GCCCCGGGGTTTCCCCGCGTCGCTCCAAGCGGCTGGTCGGTGGGAGGCTctcagctcacgttccctggcAGGCCTTTGTCCACCTCAGTGAGGGGCAACTGAACGGAGGCTTCGGAGGAGGAGCCCTCATCACCGACCGCTGGGTCCTGACGGCTGGAAGAAACCTTTTCGTGAATAAGGACAGAGAGGACATCCCAAGACCAATTCTTCATTTCCCCAAAATTTACTTGGGAATCAAAGACAGGTCTGAAGCTAATGAATCCAATGAGCACCCTGTAGAAGAG GTCCTCGTTCATCCACTTTTCCAAAAACTATCCCACTGGGACAACGACCTGGCTTTGATCAAGCTGCAGCGGCCCGTGCTCATAAATGAAAAAGTGACCCCGATCCCCCTCCCAGACAAGTGCCAGGACCTCAGCAACACCACCGGAAAGTCAGGGGTTATCACAGGCTGGGGCTTGGGGGCCCTCCTCAGCCCTGCTCCACATCTCAAACACCTTGTTCTCCCCCTGGTTAACCAGTCCGAATGCAAGTCAGTGTATGACAGGGATCCAGAAGCACCGAACATAGATGACAGTATGATCTGCACCGGAGCCTCCAAGTTTGAAGAGAACGTCTGTTTTGGCGATGCCGGAAGTGCCCTGGCAGTCACCGATCCTGATAGTGGGGACGTGTACGCTGCAGGCATCCTCTCCTTTGACAAATCCTGCAGAGTCAAGCCGTTCGCAGTCTACACGAAGCTTTCTGCGCACCTGCCCTGGATCCAAAAAGTCACCAGAGGAGACACAGATCAATCGATCAATGTGCGCACCGCTGCAATGTCTAAGATGATTTCCCAGCAGCTATAG